The genome window GGCCGATGAAGATCGCGGATAGCATCGAGGCTTGTACGGCAACGTTTCCTTCGTGGTGCATGAACTGCGGGAGGATGGCAAAATAGATCATCATGCCTTTGGGATTGAGGAACGCCGTCAGGAAACCCCGTTGAAGCTGATTTGTGTCGTCCCCGCTCACAAGTGTGAGTTTGCCTGCCTTCATCGCAGACTTGATCAGCTGAGAGGCCAGGTAGACCAGGTAGCCGACGCCCAGCCAGCGAAGGGCGGCGAAGAGAACGGGCGAGGCTGCGATGATGGCGGCCACGCCCAAGGCTACCAAAACCGAGTGCGCCATGTAGCCGATGCAGACACCCGCCGTTGACCGCAGTCCGGCCGGCGCTCCCCCGGACAGGGCTTGCGAGGCCACAAAAAGCATATCTGGACCCGGGGTACAGATGAGCGGCAGGACAGTGGCTGCGAAGAGGAGCAAAGTTGTGGTTTCCATGATTGGCATCATAGGTCTGAACGCACGCAACCGGGTTGCGAAGTAGCCAATTTTGATCGCATAATTGGTATTCAAATCGCGAAATAGAAAAT of Phyllobacterium zundukense contains these proteins:
- a CDS encoding LysE family translocator; the protein is METTTLLLFAATVLPLICTPGPDMLFVASQALSGGAPAGLRSTAGVCIGYMAHSVLVALGVAAIIAASPVLFAALRWLGVGYLVYLASQLIKSAMKAGKLTLVSGDDTNQLQRGFLTAFLNPKGMMIYFAILPQFMHHEGNVAVQASMLSAIFIGLCGLVYTILSFVVATVGKRGNFNDRRRRWGEGVAGALLILAAGSLAVK